A genomic region of Raphanus sativus cultivar WK10039 chromosome 6, ASM80110v3, whole genome shotgun sequence contains the following coding sequences:
- the LOC130495934 gene encoding syntaxin-32-like isoform X2, with protein MQARHVQSSYRDRTDEFSGIVESRRRSIAPTAANNAPYGSGGRREDPRSAAANQSEFSKRASLIGLAIHQTSQKLSKLAQLAKRSSVFDDPTREIQELTVVIKQEISGLNGALLDLQAVRNNNSHDNDERSISRDTTSHSATVVDDLKNRLMDTTKEFKDVLTLRTENMKIQEDRMKKFSKISSKESANPFVRQRPLASKPSPSQPAPLPWANGSSSSSSQLVPRQGEAESSPLLQQSQQQQQQQQQMVPLQDTYMQNRAEALHNVESTIHELSNIFTQLATMVSQQGEIAIRIDQNMEDTLANVEGAQSQLTRYLNSISSNRWLMIKIFFVLIAFLMVFLFFVA; from the exons ATGCAAGCAAGGCATGTGCAATCCTCGTATCGAGATCGGACGGACGAGTTCTCCGGTATCGTTGAAAGTCGTCGGAGATCGATTGCTCCAACGGCGGCGAATAATGCGCCGTACGGTAGTGGGGGAAGAAGAGAGGATCCGAGATCTGCGGCGGCGAATCAATCGGAGTTCAGTAAGAGAGCTTCTCTGATCGGTTTAGCTATCCACCAGACGTCCCAGAAGCTATCCAAGCTCGCTCAAC TGGCGAAGAGGTCGTCAGTGTTTGATGATCCAACGCGGGAGATACAAGAGCTGACGGTTGTGATCAAACAAGAGATCTCTGGTCTAAACGGCGCTTTACTCGACCTTCAAGCTGTACGCAACAACAACTCCCATGATAACGATGAAAGGAGCATCTCTAGAGACACCACTAGTCACTCTGCAACTGTTGTTGACGATCTCAAGAATCGCTTGATGGACACTACCAAGGAGTTTAAGGATGTTCTTACTTTGAGAACTGAG AACATGAAGATCCAAGAAGATCGAATGAAAAAATTCTCGAAAATCTCTTCGAAAGAATCAGCAAATCCGTTTGTTCGGCAGCGCCCTTTGGCTTCTAAGCCTTCACCTAGTCAACCTGCTCCTCTTCCATGGGCAaatggttcttcttcttcttcgtctcagTTAGTCCCAAG GCAGGGAGAGGCCGAATCCTCACCACTATTGCAACAGAGTcaacaacaacagcagcagcagcagcagatgGTCCCGTTGCAAGACACATATATGCAAAACCGAGCAGAAGCTCTACACAATGTAGAGTCAACAATCCATGAGCTAAGCAATATCTTCACACAACTAGCAACCATGGTGTCTCAGCAAGGGGAGATCGCTATCAG GATCGATCAGAACATGGAAGATACGTTGGCGAATGTGGAAGGCGCACAGAGCCAACTGACTAGGTATCTCAACAGTATATCGTCTAACCGGTGGCTCATGATTAAGATTTTCTTCGTACTGATTGCTTTTCTCATGGTTTTCCTCTTCTTCGTTGCGTGA
- the LOC130495934 gene encoding syntaxin-32-like isoform X1, which translates to MQARHVQSSYRDRTDEFSGIVESRRRSIAPTAANNAPYGSGGRREDPRSAAANQSEFSKRASLIGLAIHQTSQKLSKLAQLAKRSSVFDDPTREIQELTVVIKQEISGLNGALLDLQAVRNNNSHDNDERSISRDTTSHSATVVDDLKNRLMDTTKEFKDVLTLRTENMKIQEDRMKKFSKISSKESANPFVRQRPLASKPSPSQPAPLPWANGSSSSSSQLVPSRQGEAESSPLLQQSQQQQQQQQQMVPLQDTYMQNRAEALHNVESTIHELSNIFTQLATMVSQQGEIAIRIDQNMEDTLANVEGAQSQLTRYLNSISSNRWLMIKIFFVLIAFLMVFLFFVA; encoded by the exons ATGCAAGCAAGGCATGTGCAATCCTCGTATCGAGATCGGACGGACGAGTTCTCCGGTATCGTTGAAAGTCGTCGGAGATCGATTGCTCCAACGGCGGCGAATAATGCGCCGTACGGTAGTGGGGGAAGAAGAGAGGATCCGAGATCTGCGGCGGCGAATCAATCGGAGTTCAGTAAGAGAGCTTCTCTGATCGGTTTAGCTATCCACCAGACGTCCCAGAAGCTATCCAAGCTCGCTCAAC TGGCGAAGAGGTCGTCAGTGTTTGATGATCCAACGCGGGAGATACAAGAGCTGACGGTTGTGATCAAACAAGAGATCTCTGGTCTAAACGGCGCTTTACTCGACCTTCAAGCTGTACGCAACAACAACTCCCATGATAACGATGAAAGGAGCATCTCTAGAGACACCACTAGTCACTCTGCAACTGTTGTTGACGATCTCAAGAATCGCTTGATGGACACTACCAAGGAGTTTAAGGATGTTCTTACTTTGAGAACTGAG AACATGAAGATCCAAGAAGATCGAATGAAAAAATTCTCGAAAATCTCTTCGAAAGAATCAGCAAATCCGTTTGTTCGGCAGCGCCCTTTGGCTTCTAAGCCTTCACCTAGTCAACCTGCTCCTCTTCCATGGGCAaatggttcttcttcttcttcgtctcagTTAGTCCCAAG TAGGCAGGGAGAGGCCGAATCCTCACCACTATTGCAACAGAGTcaacaacaacagcagcagcagcagcagatgGTCCCGTTGCAAGACACATATATGCAAAACCGAGCAGAAGCTCTACACAATGTAGAGTCAACAATCCATGAGCTAAGCAATATCTTCACACAACTAGCAACCATGGTGTCTCAGCAAGGGGAGATCGCTATCAG GATCGATCAGAACATGGAAGATACGTTGGCGAATGTGGAAGGCGCACAGAGCCAACTGACTAGGTATCTCAACAGTATATCGTCTAACCGGTGGCTCATGATTAAGATTTTCTTCGTACTGATTGCTTTTCTCATGGTTTTCCTCTTCTTCGTTGCGTGA
- the LOC108807762 gene encoding proline-rich receptor-like protein kinase PERK2: MSSAPSPSATPSPPPPPPTADPPTTPETPPPPPTADPPTTPETPPPPPPTAIPPTTPVTPSPPPPLTDLTPSPPPPSPDTPTPLTPSPPPPPPPSTDPTSPPPPSPLKPSPPSPPFPPPPGPVTRSPPPPPSPSGGGSTRTPSIPPPPPSSSPGGLSRGVVVGIAIGGVALLVALTLIVFLCKKKRRKDEESPPGPNGPYGAQKQQNASQPSDHGVTSLQQPNPPSGPQRPRGFMSSSSSGGYDSNYSDNAVHPPPSQGLALGTYQGTFTYEELARATNGFSESNWLGQGGFGYVYRGILRNGKEIAVKQLKAGSSQGEREFQAEVGIISRVHHRNLVALVGYCIADDQRLLVYEFVPNNTLEFHLHGKGRPPIWSSRLKIAVGSAKGLSYLHENCNPKIIHRDIKAANILLDFKFEAKVADFGLAKIALDTNTHVSTRVMGTFGYLAPEYAASGKLTEKSDVFSFGVVLLELITGRRPVDVNNAYEDNSLVDWARPLLTRALEENNFEALVDPKLNNEYDREEMARMVVCAASCVRHSARRRPRMDQVTRVLEGNISASDLNQGIKPGDSNVYSSYGGSTDYDMSEDNEGINKLRRKAVGTQEYSESSEYSNPTSEYDLYSTGWSTEGRTTREMETSTIKKNG; this comes from the exons ATGTCATCCGCTCCGTCTCCTAGTGCTACTCCGtcgcctcctcctccgccgcctacGGCCGATCCTCCCACAACTCCCGAAACGCCTCCTCCGCCGCCTACCGCCGATCCTCCCACAACTCCCGAAACGCCTCCTCCGCCACCGCCTACCGCCATTCCTCCTACAACTCCTGTGACGCCTTCTCCTCCGCCGCCACTCACCGATTTGACGCCTTCTCCTCCGCCACCGTCTCCCGACACTCCAACACCTTTGACCCcttctccgccgccgccgccgccgccatCCACTGATCCAACGTCTCCGCCTCCGCCTTCTCCCTTGAAGCCTTCTCCTCCTTCACCTCCGTTTCCTCCTCCGCCTGGGCCGGTAACTCGGAGCCCTCCACCTCCACCGAGTCCATCAGGGGGAGGATCTACTAGAACTCCATCTATCCCTCCACCGCCTCCGTCTTCCTCTCCAGGAGGATTATCAAGGGGAGTGGTGGTTGGAATCGCCATCGGAGGAGTAGCTCTACTTGTAGCATTGACTTTGATTGTTTTCTTGTGTAAGAAGAAACGACGAAAGGATGAAGAATCACCTCCTGGTCCCAATG GCCCTTACGGTGCACAGAAGCAACAAAATGCATCACAACCATCAGATCACGGGGTGACGTCACTGCAACAACCAAACCCTCCGTCTGGTCCACAACGTCCGCGGGGTTTCatgagcagcagcagcagtgGTGGCTACGACTCAAACTACTCGGATAATGCAGTTCATCCTCCACCATCTCAAGGGCTTGCACTAGGCACCTATCAAGGCACTTTCACTTACGAGGAGCTAGCTAGAGCCACCAACGGTTTCTCTGAGTCCAATTGGTTGGGTCAAGGCGGGTTCGGATATGTCTACAGAGGTATATTGCGCAATGGAAAAGAAATTGCTGTGAAACAACTGAAAGCTGGGAGTTCTCAGGGGGAGAGAGAGTTTCAGGCAGAGGTAGGGATCATTAGCCGAGTTCACCATAGGAATTTGGTTGCTCTTGTTGGTTATTGCATCGCGGATGATCAAAGGTTACTTGTCTATGAGTTTGTTCCGAACAACACTCTCGAGTTTCACCTCCATG ggAAGGGACGGCCTCCTATATGGAGCTCAAGATTGAAGATTGCTGTTGGTTCTGCCAAAGGATTATCGTATCTTCATGAAAATT GCAATCCAAAAATCATCCACCGTGATATCAAAGCGGCAAACATATTGCTTGATTTCAAGTTTGAAGCTAAG GTTGCTGATTTTGGACTTGCCAAGATTGCTTTGGATACAAATACTCATGTATCTACACGTGTGATGGGAACATTTGGGTATTTGGCTCCTGAATATGCTGCTAGTGGAAAGCTCACAGAAAAGTCTGACGTTTTCTCATTTGGTGTTGTACTTTTGGAGCTAATAACCGGTCGTCGCCCTGTTGATGTAAACAATGCCTATGAAGATAACAGCTTAGTTGATTGG GCACGCCCATTGCTTACAAGAGCTCTTGAGGAAAACAACTTTGAAGCTTTGGTTGATCCAAAGCTGAATAATGAGTATGATAGAGAAGAGATGGCTCGCATGGTTGTTTGTGCTGCAAGTTGTGTTCGCCATTCAGCTCGTCGCAGACCTCGCATGGACCAG GTCACGCGTGTTCTAGAAGGAAACATATCAGCGTCAGATTTGAACCAAGGGATCAAACCGGGTGACAGCAATGTGTATAGCTCTTATGGAGGAAGCACAGATTATGATATGAGCGAGGACAATGAAGGCATCAACAAGTTAAGGAGAAAGGCAGTTGGGACTCAAGAGTACAGTGAAAGCAGTGAGTATAGCAATCCAACTAGTGAGTACGATTTGTACTCGACCGGTTGGAGCACTGAGGGTCGGACCACACGGGAAATGGAGACAAGCACTATTAAAAAAAACGGTTAA
- the LOC108810280 gene encoding probable esterase KAI2, whose protein sequence is MVVNQKISGLAAVMNAKIIGSGERSMVLAHGYGGDQSVWDKIIPVLSQSFKVLVFDWPFSGAIEDQTLYDSSKYNSFDAFSDDLIALMEELKFGPVAFIGHSMSGMIGSAASIKRPDLFTNLVLIAASPRYINSEDYKGGFEPEDIDAIISNIASNYEAWVVAFAPTVVDSRDSLSVQWLEKCLKKMKPKTALALGKIVFGSDERELLGKVSVPCHIIQSGNDVVVPVSVAYFMQENIKGNSTVEIIENSIGHFPQMTSHLELLRVMRRLLEF, encoded by the exons ATGGTCGTTAACCAGAAGATATCCGGTCTCGCAGCCGTTATGAACGCCAAGATCATCGGTTCTGGTGAGAGGTCAATGGTCTTGGCACACGGATATGGAGGCGACCAGTCGGTTTGGGATAAGATAATTCCGGTCTTGTCCCAATCTTTTAAAGTTTTGGTCTTTGACTGGCCTTTTTCTGGAGCCATCGAAGACCAAACTCTTTATGACTCATCGAAGTATAACTCCTTTGATGCCTTCTCTGACGATCTTATTGCTCTTATGGAGGAGTTGAAGTTTGGTCCCGTTGCGTTCATAGGCCATTCCATGTCTGGTATGATCGGTTCTGCTGCTTCTATAAAGAGACCCGACTTGTTTACAAATCTTGTTCTTATTGCTGCTTCTCCAAG GTACATTAACAGCGAGGATTACAAAGGAGGGTTTGAGCCAGAAGACATTGACGCGATCATCTCCAACATTGCCTCCAACTACGAGGCTTGGGTAGTTGCTTTCGCCCCCACAGTGGTCGACTCAAGAGACTCTCTCTCAGTCCAATGGTTGGAGAAGTGTCTTAAGAAGATGAAACCCAAGACGGCTCTTGCCTTAGGTAAGATAGTGTTTGGCAGCGACGAGAGAGAGCTTTTGGGCAAAGTGTCAGTTCCTTGCCACATCATACAGTCTGGAAACGACGTCGTTGTTCCTGTCTCCGTAGCTTACTTCATGCAAGAGAATATCAAAGGGAATTCCACGGTAGAGATCATTGAGAACTCGATTGGGCATTTCCCACAAATGACGTCACATCTGGAGCTTCTACGAGTCATGAGACGCCTCCTCGAGTTTTGA
- the LOC130495940 gene encoding DNA mismatch repair protein MSH7-like, with the protein MQRQKSILSFFQKPSPATQGPVSVDPTRGGGGLRSTAREGGINSDASVRSVEQNVPKNVEDDDVRGVDTPPEKVPRRVLPSNFKAAAESAGGGGASSLFSSIMHKFVKVDCPPERSGERSRENVAPLGVSMMPDSVIPERRLNNAQPQDRDRIFSVTGRDDLRSVEEDDVLGPETPGTRPSVPRLKRVMEDGVAFTENKVSLFDSNKRMKLFEDRVCGEKKQVNEGTKFEWLEPSRIRDANRRRPDDPLYDRKTLYIPTDVFKKMSASQKQYWSVKSEYMDVVLFFKVGKFYELYELDAELGHKELDWKMTMSGVGKCRQVGISESGIDDAVQKLLARGYKVGRIEQLETSDQTKARGANTIIPRKLVQVLTPSTASEGNLGPDPVHLLAIKEVKMELEKCSTAYGFAFVDCAALRFWVGSISDDASCAALGALLMQVSPKEVIYDSKGLSREAQQALRKYTLTGSTAVQLNPLPQELGDADACGVRNMIESSGYFRGSSESWKSAVDGLTESGIALSALGELVNHLSRLKLEDVLKNGDIHPYKVYSGCLRIDGQTMVNLEIFNNSCDGGHSGTLYKFLDNCVSPTGKRLLRNWICHPLKDVESINKRLDVVEEFTANSEIMQITGQYLHKLPDLERLLGRIKSTVQSSAYLLPALLGKKVLKQRVKSFGQLVKGFRSGIDLLLAVQKEPNMIRLLSKLCKVPILVGKRGLELFLSQFEAAIDSDFPDYQNHDVTEENAETLTILIDLFIEKAKEWSEVIHTLSCLDVLRSFAISASLSAGSMARPVIFPESKSTVQNQETNGPILKIQGLWHPFAVAADGQLPVPNDLLLGEAGSSSVHPRSLLLTGPNMGGKSTLLRATCLAVIFAQLGCYVPCETCELSLVDTIFTRLGASDRIMTGESTFLVECTEAASVLQNATQDSLVILDELGRGTSTFDGYAIAYSVFRHMVERVKCRMLFATHYHPLTKEFSSHPRVTLKHMACAFKSRSDQEPGGCDQDLVFLYRLAEGACPESYGLQVALMAGIPKQVVETASVAAQAMKRSIGENFKSSEVRSEFSSLHEEWLKTLVGISQVVDNDKAMFEEEDVSDMLVCLWHEIRSSCSVAQVKAMR; encoded by the exons ATGCAGCGCCAGAAATCGATTCTCTCTTTCTTCCAGAAACCGTCGCCGGCGACTCAGGGTCCAGTCTCTGTCGATCCTACTCGCGGCGGAGGAGGTTTACGATCTACCGCGAGGGAAGGAGGTATCAACAGCGACGCTTCGGTACGCTCCGTGGAGCAAAACGTGCCGAAAAATGTGGAAGATGATGATGTTAGAGGAGTGGATACTCCGCCGGAGAAAGTTCCTCGTCGCGTCTTGCCGTCTAACTTCAAGGCGGCGGCTGAATCcgccggtggtggtggtgcttcttctctcttctccagTATCATGCATAAGTTCGTGAAAGTCGATTGTCCTCCTGAACGTTCTGGAGAGAG GAGCAGAGAGAATGTTGCTCCGCTTGGTGTATCTATGATGCCTGATAGTGTTATTCCTGAACGTCGTTTGAATAATGCTCAACCTCAAGATAGAGACCGTATCTTCAGCGTCACTGGGAGAGATGATCTAAGATCAGTAGAAGAGGACGATGTTCTTGGCCCGGAAACACCCGGGACGCGTCCGAGTGTTCCTCGTTTGAAGCGAGTTATGGAGGATGGGGTGGCTTTTACTGAGAATAAGGTCTCTCTATTTGATTCTAACAAAAGGATGAAACTGTTTGAGGATCGAGTCTGTGGAGAGAAAAAACAAGTGAACGAAGGGACCAAGTTCGAATGGCTTGAGCCTTCTCGGATCAGGGATGCTAATAGAAGGCGGCCTGATGATCCCCTTTACGATAGGAAGACCCTCTACATACCCACTGacgttttcaaaaaaatgtctGCGTCGCAGAAGCAGTATTGGAGTGTCAAGAGTGAGTATATGGATGTTGTGCTTTTCTTTAAAGTG GGGAAATTCTATGAGCTGTATGAGCTGGATGCAGAATTAGGTCACAAGGAGCTTGACTGGAAGATGACCATGAGCGGTGTGGGAAAATGCAGACAG GTTGGTATCTCTGAAAGTGGGATAGATGATGCAGTGCAAAAGCTATTAGCTCGTGG ATATAAAGTTGGAAGAATCGAGCAGTTAGAAACATCTGACCAGACAAAAGCCAGAGGTGCAAATACT ATAATACCGAGGAAGCTAGTTCAAGTGTTAACCCCATCAACAGCAAGCGAGGGTAACCTAGGGCCTGATCCCGTCCATTTACTTGCTATAAAAGAG GTCAAAATGGAGCTAGAAAAGTGTTCAACTGCATATGGATTTGCTTTCGTTGACTGTGCTGCCTTGAGGTTTTGGGTTGGGTCCATCAGTGATGATGCTTCATGTGCTGCTCTTGGAGCTTTATTGATGCAG GTTTCTCCAAAAGAAGTGATATATGACAGTAAAG GGCTATCAAGAGAGGCCCAACAGGCTCTAAGGAAATATACATTGACAG GGTCTACGGCGGTACAATTGAATCCACTACCACAAGAATTGGGGGATGCAGATGCTTGTGGAGTGAGAAATATGATAGAATCCAGTGGATACTTCAGAGGTTCTTCTGAATCGTGGAAATCTGCTGTTGATGGTCTAACTGAATCTGGAATTGCTCTTAGTGCTCTTGGAGAGCTAGTCAATCATCTTTCTAGGCTAAAG CTAGAAGATGTACTTAAGAATGGGGATATTCATCCCTACAAAGTTTACAGCGGTTGTCTAAGAATTGATGGCCAGACGATGGTAAATCTGGAGATATTCAACAATAGTTGTGATGGTGGTCATTCAG GGACCTTGTACAAATTTCTTGATAACTGTGTTAGTCCGACTGGTAAGCGGCTGTTAAGAAATTGGATCTGCCATCCCCTCAAAGATGTAGAAAGTATCAATAAAAGACTCGATGTGGTCGAAGAATTCACGGCAAACTCAGAAATTATGCAAATCACTGGCCAGTATCTCCATAAACTTCCAGACTTAGAAAGACTGCTCGGACGCATTAAGTCTACCGTTCAGTCCTCAGCCTATCTTTTGCCTGCTCTCCTTGGGAAAAAAGTGCTGAAACAACGA GTTAAATCATTTGGGCAACTTGTGAAAGGGTTCAGAAGTGGAATTGATCTTTTGTTGGCTGTACAGAAGGAACCGAATATGATTAGACTGCTTAGTAAGCTCTGTAAAGTTCCTATATTAGTGGGAAAAAGAGGGCTTGAGTTATTCCTTTCTCAATTTGAAGCAGCCATAGATAGTGACTTTCCAGATTATCAG AACCATGATGTGACAGAGGAGAATGCTGAAACTCTCACAATACTCATTGATCTATTTATAGAAAAAGCCAAAGAGTGGTCTGAGGTCATTCACACCCTTAGCTGCCTCGATGTCCTGAGATCCTTTGCAATCTCTGCGAGTCTCTCTGCTGGAAGCATGGCCAGGCCTGTTATATTCCCTGAATCGAAAAGTACAGTTCAGAATCAGGAAACAAATGGGCCAATACTTAAAATTCAAGGGCTATGGCATCCATTTGCAGTTGCAGCTGATGGTCAACTTCCTGTTCCAAATGATCTACTCCTTGGTGAGGCTGGAAGCAGCAGTGTTCATCCTCGGTCGTTATTACTAACAGGACCAAACATGGGTGGAAAATCAACTCTTCTTCGTGCAACATGTCTTGCTGTTATCTTTGCTCAG CTTGGTTGTTACGTGCCTTGTGAGACATGTGAACTCTCTCTCGTAGATACTATCTTCACAAGGCTTGGCGCATCTGATAGAATCATGACAGGAGAGa GCACCTTCTTGGTAGAATGCACTGAGGCGGCGTCAGTTCTTCAAAACGCAACTCAGGATTCACTAGTTATCCTTGACGAACTGGGCAGAGGAACTAGTACTTTCGATGGCTACGCCATTGCATATTCT GTTTTTCGTCACATGGTAGAGAGAGTCAAGTGCAGGATGCTCTTTGCAACGCATTATCATCCTCTCACCAAGGAGTTCTCGTCCCACCCGCGGGTCACCTTGAAACACATGGCTTGCGCATTCAAATCAAGATCCGACCAAGAACCAGGTGGCTGCGACCAAGACTTAGTTTTCTTGTACCGTCTAGCTGAGGGAGCTTGTCCTGAGAGCTATGGGCTTCAAGTAGCACTCATGGCGGGAATACCAAAGCAAGTGGTTGAGACAGCGTCGGTGGCGGCTCAAGCCATGAAGAGATCGATTGGAGAAAACTTCAAGTCAAGTGAGGTAAGGTCTGAGTTCTCAAGTCTGCACGAAGAATGGCTCAAGACATTGGTGGGTATCTCTCAAGTCGTCGACAACGACAAGGCCATGTTTGAGGAGGAGGATGTCTCTGACATGTTGGTTTGCTTATGGCATGAGATCAGATCTTCTTGCTCTGTTGCTCAAGTAAAGGCGATGAGataa
- the LOC108807188 gene encoding transcription termination factor MTERF2, chloroplastic has protein sequence MYSLILHGRSLIQFPKRRSFTLSVTLFQNASTSFSTSSTPLADVSPRDARKGKNFTVSYLVRSLGLSTKLADSISRRVSFDDKTNPDSVLSLFRSYGFTDSQISTIITDHPRLLLLDAEKLLAPKLNSLQSRGRGADELTEIVSKVPRILDKREGRSINLYYDVVKEIVEADKIPRESCSSSRRGNKMRNVLVLRDLGMPQKLFLPLLISLAEPICGKERFEVSLKKVIDMGFDPTTSKFVTALRMLYQMSDKTVEEKVNLYKTLGFAVGDVWEMFKKYPFSLAYSEKKITRTFETFLGLGVTREEFAGMIMSSPQCIGFSAEALRRKTEFLVEKMNWPLKALVSRPQVYNYSMEKMIVPRSNVIGALMSRGLLGDGVSEQPPPLPSVFACAEQAFLNRYVLKVDDEELVAELMAIFNADSAS, from the coding sequence ATGTATTCTCTGATACTCCACGGAAGAAGCTTGATCCAATTTCCGAAACGGCGTAGCTTTACTCTTTCAGTAACCCTTTTCCAAAACGCATCCACTTCCTTCTCCACCTCCTCAACTCCCCTCGCTGACGTGAGCCCTAGAGATGCTCGAAAAGGCAAGAACTTCACTGTATCTTACCTCGTCCGTTCACTTGGTTTATCCACAAAACTCGCCGATTCGATCTCGAGAAGAGTCAGCTTCGATGACAAGACCAACCCCGATTCCGTTCTCAGTCTTTTCAGGAGCTACGGGTTCACAGACTCTCAGATCTCCACCATCATCACGGACCACCCGCGATTGCTTTTACTAGACGCTGAGAAACTACTAGCTCCCAAGCTTAACTCCCTGCAGTCTCGAGGAAGAGGAGCTGATGAGCTCACTGAGATCGTTTCGAAAGTTCCGAGAATCTTGGATAAGAGAGAAGGCAGATCCATCAACCTGTACTACGACGTCGTCAAAGAGATCGTTGAAGCGGATAAGATTCCCAGAGAGTCATGTAGTAGTAGTAGGCGGGGGAACAAAATGAGAAACGTTTTGGTTTTGAGAGATTTAGGCATGCCTCAGAAGCTCTTCTTGCCCTTGCTTATCTCCCTCGCCGAACCCATCTGCGGGAAAGAAAGATTCGAAGTGTCTCTCAAGAAGGTCATTGACATGGGCTTCGATCCCACAACCTCGAAGTTCGTCACTGCTCTGCGTATGCTTTACCAGATGAGCGACAAGACGGTCGAAGAGAAAGTTAATCTCTATAAAACGTTGGGGTTTGCTGTCGGAGACGTATGGGAGATGTTCAAGAAGTATCCGTTCTCTCTGGCTTACTCTGAGAAGAAGATAACGAGGACGTTTGAGACGTTTCTAGGGTTAGGAGTGACTAGAGAGGAGTTCGCGGGGATGATCATGAGCAGTCCTCAGTGCATTGGGTTTTCCGCGGAGGCGTTGAGGAGGAAGACTGAGTTTCTGGTGGAGAAGATGAATTGGCCGCTTAAGGCTCTTGTTTCGCGGCCTCAGGTGTATAACTACAGCATGGAGAAAATGATTGTGCCGAGGAGTAACGTGATCGGAGCTCTCATGTCCAGAGGGTTGCTCGGAGATGGAGTAAGTGAACAACCCCCTCCGCTGCCGTCGGTTTTTGCGTGTGCAGAGCAGGCGTTTTTAAACAGGTATGTGCTCAAGGTGGATGACGAGGAGCTTGTGGCTGAGCTGATGGCTATCTTCAATGCAGACTCTGCTTCATAG
- the LOC130496817 gene encoding transcription termination factor MTERF4, chloroplastic-like — protein sequence MYSLILHGRRLIEFQKWHPWPNVLSSLSNTFSSASPASDDQKGNTFTVAYLVDSLGFTTKLAESIWKKVTSEANKGDPDSVLNLLKSHGFRDSHISTIITNYPRLLVLDAEKSLSPNLSFLHSRGAPTSEITEILSKVPKILGMKGDKAVGRYYDFVRDIIEADKSSNYKMSCLSPLPEGSRQDNIIRNVLVLRRLGVPQKLLFSLLVSCSHIVSGKERFEESLKKVVEMGFDPRTTRFVEALRIVYQISDKTIEDKVSLYEKLGFAVEDVWEMFKKYPFLLAISEKNIFKSFETFMRLAFTRDEFVRMVKHCPQTLGLSSELVKKKTEFLVNNMIWTREDVVANPAAFGYSLEKRIVPRGNVIKALMLKGNGIPSVGYVLVCTDEVFLNRYVRKHDDKELVAELMAIFTGDSTA from the coding sequence ATGTATTCGTTGATTCTCCATGGAAGAAGGTTGATTGAGTTTCAGAAATGGCATCCTTGGCCAAATGTATTGTCTAGTCTTTCCAACACCTTCTCCTCCGCTTCTCCCGCTTCTGATGATCAAAAAGGTAACACCTTTACCGTCGCTTACCTCGTAGATTCTTTAGGTTTCACCACCAAACTCGCTGAATCAATCTGGAAGAAAGTCACCTCAGAGGCCAACAAGGGAGACCCAGACTCCGTTCTCAATCTTCTCAAGAGCCACGGCTTCAGAGACTCTCACATCTCAACCATCATCACAAACTACCCACGACTCCTCGTACTAGACGCTGAGAAATCACTTTCTCCAAATCTCAGCTTTCTCCACTCCAGAGGAGCTCCGACCTCCGAGATCACTGAGATCCTCTCGAAAGTCCCTAAAATCTTGGGGATGAAAGGGGACAAAGCAGTCGGGAGATACTACGATTTCGTCAGAGACATCATCGAAGCCGACAAGAGTTCCAACTACAAAATGTCGTGTCTTTCTCCTCTCCCGGAGGGTTCTAGGCAGGATAATATCATCAGGAACGTGTTGGTTCTGAGACGACTGGGGGTACCTCAGAAGCTGCTCTTCTCCTTGCTCGTCTCGTGTTCCCATATTGTTAGTGGGAAAGAGAGATTCGAAGAATCGCTCAAGAAGGTTGTTGAGATGGGTTTCGATCCCAGGACCACGAGGTTTGTGGAAGCTCTACGCATTGTTTACCAGATTAGCGACAAGACGATAGAAGACAAGGTTAGTCTCTACGAAAAGTTGGGTTTCGCTGTGGAAGACGTGTGGGAGATGTTCAAGAAGTATCCGTTTCTGCTGGCGATCTCTGagaagaatatatttaaatccTTTGAGACGTTTATGCGCCTAGCGTTCACCAGAGATGAGTTTGTGAGGATGGTCAAGCACTGTCCTCAGACTCTTGGGTTGTCTTCAGagttggtgaagaagaagaccGAGTTTCTGGTGAACAACATGATATGGACAAGAGAGGATGTGGTTGCAAACCCTGCGGCGTTTGGATACAGCTTGGAGAAGAGGATTGTCCCAAGGGGTAATGTGATCAAAGCTCTCATGTTGAAAGGAAATGGTATCCCTTCAGTTGGGTATGTTTTGGTATGCACAGACGAAGTTTTCTTAAACAGGTATGTGAGGAAGCACGACGACAAGGAGCTTGTAGCCGAGTTGATGGCTATCTTCACCGGAGATAGTACCGCATAG